From a single Rutidosis leptorrhynchoides isolate AG116_Rl617_1_P2 chromosome 5, CSIRO_AGI_Rlap_v1, whole genome shotgun sequence genomic region:
- the LOC139848077 gene encoding uncharacterized protein, with amino-acid sequence MAKKRKSLATSLDEVDRTMYSTFCNAANSLSQLYSQAMSQQKLSFLSGERHGLEKLYQWISKQDAEGLRVTSEDILAYIEAELDSSVEEPQIGPRTTQQNQQHTQVSNPFINSGSSSVSPGFRSDHIDQSSKNYIFSNALSSPVRRSLQNYHIMQEGNSVKNNDHQDSTMDMNADSTGHDSTH; translated from the exons atggcgAAAAAAAGGAAATCGTTAGCAACGAGTCTCGATGAAGTCGATCGAACCATGTATTCGACCTTTTGCAATGCAGCAAATTCGCTGTCGCAGCTTTATTCTCAAGCCATGAGCCAGCAGAAGCTTTCGTTTTTGTCCGGTGAACGCCATGGATTG GAAAAGCTCTATCAATGGATTTCAAAGCAAGATGCAGAAGGATTGCGAGTGACCTCAGAAGACATACTAGCGTATATCGAG GCTGAACTGGATTCGTCTGTAGAGGAACCACAAATAGGTCCAAGAACTACACAGCAGAACCAGCAGCACACACAAGTGTCAAACCCGTTTATAAATTCCGGATCGTCTAGCGTGTCCCCAGGATTCCGATCTGATCACATTGATCAATCATCCAAAAACTACATTTTCTCCAATGCTTTATCAAGCCCAGTTCGTCGTAGCCTTCAGAACTATCATATTATGCAGGAAGGAAACAGTGTCAAGAACAATGATCATCAAGATTCTACAATGGACATGAATGCAGATAGCACGGGTCATGATTCTACTCATTAA